The window tgctCTCATCCAAATGAGATTGAGAATTTGTCTAAAGAGACTTTAAGTTATTTGATCTGAAAACACTGAATTGGGCTGTGCATTGTGGGGACTTAGGAAGGAAATCAGATCcgttaaaggaaaaaataaagagagccCATTTTTCTTCCTACACATTGGAGTATAGTTCGAGTGTATTTGTGACCCCACtgaactattaggttggtgcaaaaggaattgtgatttttgccattaagaaatcgcaattacttttgcaccaacctaatatatagtcatttttactttctaaataaGTAAATCAAACCGTGAACATCAGAATTATATCCATGACACAGCAGACATTAAACCTTTATTCAAGCTCAGGTCAGTGAGTTTTCTGTAGACTCTGCTGCCTCCTATCCcatattctatatttattatcATGCTTGTGACTTAGACCTCAGATGTAAACCTTGAACTTAGTTTTGAGATCTAGCTATAACTGTAATAGGGGAGGGAGACAAAGAGTAAATGGTGCTTTCAAAGgatttaccacacacacacacacacacacacacacagagtcacataAATCTGAACagcaaatattttcaatgtatttacACACACAGAGGCAAACCCTGCAGAGTACACGTGTGCGGGTGCATTAGATGTATCATTAGATGTAAAGAATTTATTTTGCATACCTGTCCTGTGAAATGATGGGTACCTGGAGATTTTTGTTAGGCCTAGGGTACTTGTTGTCCCTGTGCTTTATGGAGGAATGTCTGAAGAGGATTGTGATTTGTTTGCCAAATACTCACCTGGCGTCCACCACTTCTAGGAGGAAGTGAAGGGCTCTACACTGCTTTGCCCTTGCTGGGACACCTTTGGGGAATCTGAAAGCTCACGCTGAGCTAAAAGAGCATTTACAGGATCTATGATTTGCCTATGAGACTAACGAATGAGTGTTAAATAGCTGTTAAAAGTGTGATATCTTGCAGTATCATGTAGATTAGTTTCCCCGTCTAACTTTATAGGACTTGTTGACATTCTGTCTAAAACTTATATGGTGCTGGTGGGCTCAACAGAGTAAGagtgattctgtttatgtggggCTGAAACAAAGAGGGTTCCAGCAGTTCTTGGCTGTATATGAGAAAGTGATAACAGTAGCAACCCTCAGAAGATTTGGCTATAGGGAAGCACTATTGCCAACCATTAATTGAAGGAGCCCACACGGAGGGGAGCAGTGATCACAGGTGCTGTAAGGGGGCACCAGTGAAGTGACTAAAGAGAATCACAGAAAGGCAACCCCTACAGAGGATTCTTCCCTACAGTTCTCTTTCAGAGTGAGTTActcttaataaaaagaaagttgggccaggcatgttggctcacacctgtaatcccaacactttgggaggctgaggcgggtggatcacctgaggtccagagttcgagacaagcctggacaacatggtgaaaccctgtctctactaaaaatacaaacattacctgggcgtggtggtggatgcctgtaatcccagctactcaggaggctgaggcaggagaatcacttgaacctgggaggtggaggttgcagtgagcgaagatagtgccactgcactccagcctgggcgacagagcaagactctatctaaaaaaataaaaaagaaaatcaatccaCTTTTTCTACTTAACATAAGTATGGGGGGAAAGGGGAAATTTCTTATCAAAAAAAATAGTGGACATAGATGCTTAGAAACTCCAAACTGAAGTTTCTGTCAACACAGAGACTCTGCCCACAGCTTCACAGACTTAGGAGTGAACTTAAGGAAAGAGTGTTACAGAAATATAAGGGGATGAGCAGTAAATGACTGCTCTCACAATCTTATATTAAAATCAGCAGAACTTCAGTTGATAGTCCTTTTCTTCTCCATTTGAGGTACAGACTGGAAAACTGTTGAGATTGAAGGCCTTATTTTGAACAAATTGCTTGCATCTGTGAAAAGATTTTGTAACATTATCACTCCTGGGAGAAGCAGACACCCAATCTTTTAAGAAGCCCCAACAATCATGAAAAAAGAGACCAGGATATAAGGGAGGCATGTTTAGGTGATCGGTTGGGTCTTGCTGTATTTCTTAGGTTTAAAAAGGTATGAAATTCATCTGCTAGAAGTACTCTCTGTGTCTCTGATCTTTGTTCTTAGATATAACCATAACTCTTCAGTTACACTGAATTGCTGctctctcatttattcattttgctaTTCTTTcccataaacattttaaatgttaagtcaGTCAGGCCCCCAAATTCGTCTTGTCAGATACATGTTTTTCCCATGCTAATTCACTTATAACTCTCTAAGAAGATGGCATCTCCATACTAAGCACAAATGTACTTTTGTTACTTGATATAGGCAGACAAACCACTTGGCAAATCTGTCTCAATTTTTCTtcgtatttaatattttttgatcCAGTAGATCAATTTTAGAATGACAACTTGACTTAAGAAGGGATCTAGGAACAAAAGCAAAGTTACTTTTGGAGTGTTTTAATCTCACAGTAAGCAAAGAATCAAAATCAGATCTGAaagatttctttatttctatttcagcAGCTCTTTTATCAAACAAATCCCTATCCATATTTTttacaaagaataaagaaattggAAACAGCAGCTCTTCTGGAGTATGATGCTGGGATTTATTGAGTGGCTGGATTCTAGGATTATATTGGTTCTTAAGCTCCAGAGGACAGTGACCTTCAGAGTTCATTGCCGAAGGCAAATGTTCTCTAGAAGGGTCCTCTAAAAAAAAGAGCAAGTAAGCAGATTCAATCATTTTTTATGCAACTTCCTTTTGACCTTTCCCTTGGCAAACACATCAGCAAATTACATGTAGAATGGAAATGTGCTTGATCTGGTCAAATGACTTCCATTGATATTTTACTCCTCAATGTTTAAGGGAGAAATTGAGAGCATTGCTTATTTATTCTGATTACATATGGTAACAAGACTGTATAATATGGTTGTACTATAGAGAAGGACAGGTTTGATAACTAACTAGAAAGGCAATTTTAGGATCCATTGAAAACAAAAAGGGGCTTTCTGGCCCAGACAGGGAAGTAGATGGAAAAATAGAGAGCAAAAATATGGAGAGTGATTGCAAAAAGACTTGTTTTCTTGCACTCTGGGAACTTTACAGACTTTGGTCTTTCATGGGACATAGACTGTGTAGGCAAGAGCAATCTATCCCTtcctaaaagataaaaaatgaagcTACCACTGGATTAAACTGACAAGACAGGAGAAAGGACCAGACCAGTGAAGAAAAGAAAGCTGACAAAACGGGAGCTTAAAGGAGATTCCCAGCCACTTCTAAGACTTAACGAATGCAGTTTGATCTTAGGAAACTAAGGTCATGTGCTTGTttgaaaaaacaaagtaaatatcttcaaGAAGAGtgaatacattttacagacagaTTTCTCAGGAATTCCCAGTGTCTGTATGTAAACCTGTCCGTGAGTGTGGATATATCAAAAAGAGATGGATGACTAATGAGAATACGTACATCAAAAAAGAGATTAATGACAGAAATAGTCaacaaagcaaaattttaaataaatttatttgctgCAAAATTTATTGATTCCCTATTATTTGCTCATTAAAAACACTTGGGACTCAAAACAAATTTGCTCTTTCAGGTAGTTTACATTCTTATGGGGAAAGATAGACAATTGaccacagtaaataaaatatataatatgtaagttGATGagaagtgctatggagaaaagcAAAGTAGTTAGAAAAGTTCTCActgataaaattatatttgagcTCAGACTGGAAGGAGGTAAGGGAACAAAGCCTGGGGATAAAAGGAGGTAAAATATTCGAGGCAGACAAAAGAAGCAGCataaaggccctgaggtagggaAAGGTTTGGCACATTCAAACATGTTCAGAGTAAAATAGATGAGATAAGATGTAGAAGAAGTGAGATTTTCAAAAGGTATCTAGGAATCATATTATGCAGGATCTTGCAGGTTATGTATGTCAGTTACCTATTTCTTCATCACAAACTACCCCCAAGCCTAGTGGCAATAACAACCATTTATTTTGCTTACAAAATCTCTGCAATTTAAGCAGGGATTGGTGGAAAGAGCTTATCTTTGCTCTACATGGCATCACATGGAGCAGCTTGACTAGGGGCTGGAGCATCTGCTTAAATGATAGCTTAGTCACATCCTGGCAAGGTAGTGCTGGCTGTAATCTGTGATCTCGGCCAAAACTATGGGTTATAGACCTCATTCCTACTCTCTATTATCTCTTTCTGGGTatcttgggcttcctcacagatTGGTGGCTAGTTTCCAAGTGTGAGCTTCCCAAGAGAGCAAGGAAGAAATGCATGGCACCTGTgacctagccttggaagtcacaGAGCATCACTTTTGATATACTCTACTGATCAAGTCTGCCTAAAGGTCTGTGCAGGCTCAATGGGAAGAGACATAGACCCCATTTCTTGATGAGGAAATGACAAAGCTCTAGaaaatatatgaggcaaaagATATTATGTGTctatctttggaaaatacaatctgtAAGACCACAATAACAGCTTTGAAATTTACTGAGTGAAATGGGTGCCCACTGTAGTGTTGTCAGCAGAGGAGTGACTTAAATTTTCAACAGGTTGTTCAATCTTTTTGTTGAAAATAGATTGTAGAGAGCAAGGGTTGAAACAGTTTCAACAGTAAAGAGGCTATTGTTATAATGAGGTGAGATGTGAAAGTGACTTGGACCAGAGTTGTAACAGTGGGGATGGTGAGAAGTGGGGagactttgaatatattttgaaggtagagtcaACAGGATTTGCTGAGAGATTAGGAGTGGGgtgtgtgagaaagagaggaGTCACGTATAACTCCTTGACTCCCCTTCAGAGAGGATATCCCCTCCCTGCTATAAATGACTAGTTTTTATTAGACGTTGTCACCattaaaacaattcaaaaatgaataaaataccaaaataaaaccTGTTTGAATGCAGCAGAAAGTTCCCAATGCAGCCAGGATCTGGGGATCCAACACGTCAAAGGGAAGGGAAACATGTGAAAGCAAGCCCAACATCTCATGCTACTTTTTCCTTTGAGTCATTTGCCAGTTTATGAATAGGGCATGTCTGAGAgctcagaagctgagcagaaaCATGAGCCTAACTGTCAGAGAAGCTGGTCAAAGTTGTCAGGAATCTCAAGGGGCTAAAGAGACAAAaactggagttcaaggctgtcaATGTAGTCACGAGAAGAGGGAACAAGATCCCAGACAGTAGAAAAGTGCAAAAAAAGGTACACCAAAAAAGTGAGCTAAACATTTGGTGATGCTTTTCCTTTTAGGAAGATAGTTTCCAAAAGGCCTAGaggctgagaagaaaaaaacaaaagtgactGAGAGGCTAAGAAGTTAAGGAGAGCTCTTAAAAGTCTCATAATATTCATGAAGTCCAGAGCTTGCTAAGGATGATAGACCTTGATAAACAACCTAGACTTGCAGTAAATACCTGGTAGGGCTACACCTAGGAGTAAGAGAAACAGACTAGGATTCCCAAAAATTACAACTCAGCATAGAATCACCTTGATACCAGACTAAATTAGGATGATCTGCTTCTATTCTAACTGCCTGCCAGAAGCAGAAATACATTCTCCACATATCATGCAGAGCCTCTACAATTTTtcataaacaatatttataatgTAATCAATAGTTGTCAGGTCCAGGTATACTAAAGGACAggagtaagaaaaaaacagacaatataAATAGACCTATAGGTGATCAAGATTAAATTGATCAAAATAGACTTAAAAACACCTGGGTTTAGTGCATTCAAGATAATTGATGATAAAGTAAAAATTTCAGCAGAGGACTGAAAGCCattgaaaaaaagtagaaaatctggAATTAAAATACAACAGATTTAACAAAGAACTTCAAAGATACATTTAATCAAATACTAAAAAGAGCTAAACAAGAATTAGTGAACTAAAAGACAAATCAGAGAAAAAtgaccagagagagagagagagaaagagagagaagatataGCAAAGAATGTAAGAGACATAGTGTACATGGTCAAAGGGTCTAAACTGTATGTCATTAGATTCCTAAtgagaagaatgagaaaaagagagattatAGCAAAAATAACGGTGTTAAGTTTTCTAAAACTGATGAAAACCCTCAAGCCACTGATTCAAGAAATACTATGAATTCAAAAGgaatataaagaaaactacagagtCACAACATAgtaaaactactgaaataaaacaaaacaacagtaagaaaatgttgaaaaaatagCCAGAgatggccgggagtggtggctcacgcctgtaatcctagcactttgggaggccaaggcaggcagatcacctgaggccaggagttccagaccagcctgaccaacatggtgaaaccccatcactactaaaaatacaaaaaaaatttagctgggcatggtggtgtgcacctgtagtcccagctactcaggaggctgaggcagaagaatcacttgaacctgggagacagaggttgcagtgagccaagattgtgccactgcactccagtctgggcaacagagcgagtctccatctcaaaaaaaagaaaaaagccagagataaagaaaacaatagCTATAAATAAGTTACCTTAGACAATAAAACCATATCTGATTTTTCAATAGAAACAATGTAAGCCAGAAGACAACGGAATCACATCTTTGCTAAAACAAAATAACTGCctacctagaattctatacttaGGGAAACAATTCTTTACAAATaacaaaggtgaaataaagatagTTTCAGACAAACTAAAGTGATGTCATATTAGCTATTAAACCCATATTTCCCCAAATCAAAATTCCTCAGTGTTATAATAGTAATTGTAACCACTGTACAATATTTATGGGAGATTGAGAAGTAGATTATTTGTGTTGAGAATAtgtctattttcattcttttgtttcataAGGTCCTGTGCCATGGAAGCCTTGAATTCCAGTCCCCGTTACTTCTTCTGCTGCCAGTGGCTCCCATTTGTGTTCTCTCCTGTGGCATCGGATTCGATGCAGAAATGGGGTAAATGGCCATGTCCAAATATTTGTTCTTTACTTTGTCACCTGAGCCTTTAAGTAGCAATGCTAGTGTCCAGACTTGGAAGAGGTTTTACAAAAATAGCTCCCTCAAAATCTAACTCTATTCTTCCTTCCAGTGGAGCTTAGGGATAGTCTAAAAGAGCCAGGATAGGGTCAGATGCCACTACTTCTACTCATTTTACTCTCTTGCTTACAGATTTTACTCTCTTGCCTACAGATACCTGTGTACTCATCAGCTCCTATTCCTCCAGCTCAACCAAAGTTCTTTCAACAGTAAAAACCAATATGcaaagaagaggagggagagatggagccATCAAGCCCTCTTGGGCtcagaatatgtgtgtgtgtgcgcacatacACAGGTGCATGCAGCTTTGCAATATAAGATTAAACTGTACAATGTTCTATAATCTCCATTTTTCCATTCACTATATTATGAACATCTTCCAAATCACCATATAGTTTTGTATAACACACATTTTGATGACTGAACAGTAATGTATTCTCCACAATTTGTATTACCAAATCTTTACTGATGGACACAAGTTATTTAGAGTTTTGATCATTAAAAACATAGCTTTGATAAACATTCATATATCTTTGCACCCTTTTCTAGTTATTCCTTAGGACAGGTTTCTAGAAGGCTATTTCTGTCacaaatatgttcattttatagattttaaagtaaatttcagaaacacaaggacatgaacagacatttctcaaaagaataaaaacaagtggccaagaaatacatgaaaaaatgctcaacattactaatcatcagataagTGCAAATTTAAACCATAGTGAGACACCAtgttacaccagtcagaataactattattaaaaagtgaaaagacaacaggtgttggtgaggatgcagagaaaagggaacacttatacactgttagtaggaatgtaaattagttcaacctctatggaaaacagcatggagatttctcaaagaaataaaaatagaactgccattcaaccgagcaatcccattactggttatctacccaaagaaaaagaaatcaaatttaaaaagacacctgcacttgtatgctcattgcagcactattcacaacagcggtcatggaaccaacctaaatgtccatcatcagttgactggataaagataatgtggtgtatatacaccatagaatactacaaagctataaaaagaatgaaatcatgtcttttgcagcaagatGGATGTAGCTTGAGGCCATTAACCTAAGTGAatcaacacagaaacagaaaaccaaatactgtacattctcacttataagtgggagctaaacaatgagtacacaaagccataaagatgaaaataataaacactagggactccaaaagggggaagggtgggaggagggtggggaTTGAAAATTTACGTAttggtacaatgttcactatttgggtgatgggtacactagaaaCCCAGTCCCCAGCAGTATGCAGTATACTCATGTAGCAAACATGCAcatataccccctgaatctaaaataaaataaaacttaaatatatatagatgaaaaaagaaatatccacaagtaaaattatatttatttacatttctgtaaATGATATATGAGAGTGCTTTGTTTTGTTCTATTCGCCAGCACAGGTTATTATGATATTCTGATCTTTGCTAATTTAGATACAAAATACTATTTAATTGCCATCTCAATTTATATCTCTTTGATTACTAATATAGCCATTCTTTTCATACTATATTTGGCTACCTTACTCAAGTTTCCCTATAACTAGAAAATCTTAGATGATCCCAAA of the Pan paniscus chromosome 14, NHGRI_mPanPan1-v2.0_pri, whole genome shotgun sequence genome contains:
- the LOC130540741 gene encoding uncharacterized protein LOC130540741, with the translated sequence MEFQSCAMEALNSSPRYFFCCQWLPFVFSPVASDSMQKWDTCVLISSYSSSSTKVLSTVKTNMQRRGGRDGAIKPSWAQNMCVCAHIHRCMQLCNIRLNCTMFYNLHFSIHYIMNIFQITI